Within Streptomyces sp. SS1-1, the genomic segment CGTCGAGGGCGCGGACGAGGACCTGGACGAGTTCGAGGCTGCCGACGCCGAGGCGGGCGAGCCCGCCGAGAAGGCCGCGCTGCACGTCGAGGACGCTGCGGACGACTCCGAGGACGCCTCCGGTGAGGCGGACGAGGCGACCGAGGAGGAGGCCGACCCCGTCGACCCCGTCGCCGCCCTCCGCGAGGAGCTCCGCACCCTGCCCGGCGAGTGGTACGTGATCCACACCTACGCCGGCTACGAGAACCGCGTGAAGACCAACCTGGAGCAGCGCGCCGTCTCGCTGAACGTCGAGGACTACATCTTCCAGGCCGAGGTGCCGCAGGAAGAGGTCGTCCAGATCAAGAACGGCGACCGCAAGACGATCAAGCAGAACAAGCTGCCGGGCTACGTCCTCGTCCGCATGGACCTGACGAACGAGTCCTGGGGCGTCGTCCGCAACACCCCCGGCGTCACCGGCTTCGTGGGCAACGCCTACGACCCGTACCCGCTGACCCTGGACGAGATCGTCAAGATGCTCGCCCCGGAGGCCGAGGAGAAGGCCGCCCGCGAGGCAGCCGAGGCCGAGGGCAAGCCGGCGCCGCAGCGCAAGGTCGAGGTCCAGGTGCTGGACTTCGAGGTCGGCGACTCGGTCACCGTCACCGACG encodes:
- the nusG gene encoding transcription termination/antitermination protein NusG, translating into MSDQNLNDAVEPDQSVDDELDIVEGADEDLDEFEAADAEAGEPAEKAALHVEDAADDSEDASGEADEATEEEADPVDPVAALREELRTLPGEWYVIHTYAGYENRVKTNLEQRAVSLNVEDYIFQAEVPQEEVVQIKNGDRKTIKQNKLPGYVLVRMDLTNESWGVVRNTPGVTGFVGNAYDPYPLTLDEIVKMLAPEAEEKAAREAAEAEGKPAPQRKVEVQVLDFEVGDSVTVTDGPFATLQATINEINADSKKVKGLVEIFGRETPVELSFDQIQKN